The following is a genomic window from uncultured Draconibacterium sp..
CCGAAAAGTAGAAAACGGAATAGTTGACTTGTCAGAAACAGGTGCTGTATACTTAACTGCTGAAGAGGAAGAAGGTAAAATTATTGCCCAGGCAAACGCGCCAATTGCTGAAGATGGTAAATTTGTTAACGATAAGGTTAAAGCACGTTTAGATGGTGATTACCCTGTAGTTGACGCAGGTGACGTTGAACTGATGGACGTTGGTCCTAACCAGATTGCTTCGGTAGCTGCATCGCTTATTTCGTTTCTTGAGCACGATGATGCGAACCGTGCATTGATGGGATCGAACATGATGCGCCAGGCTGTACCACTGCTTCGTCCTGAAGCTCCAATTGTTGGTACAGGTTTGGAAGCAAGTGTGGCCAAAGATTCGGAAGTAATGATTTGTGCCGAAGCCGATGGTGTTATAGAATTTGTTGATGCAAAACAGATTATTGTTCGTTACGATGTAACGGAAGAAGATCGCTTTGTGAGCTTCGATCCTGAAGTGGTAACTTATAATCTGCAAAAATATACTAAAACCAACCAGGGAACTACAGTTGACTTGAAACCGATTGTAGTAAAAGGTCAGCGCGTAACCGAAGGTGAAATTCTTACTGAAGGTTATGCAACCGATAAAGGAGAGCTGGCACTGGGACGTAACCTGCAGGTGGCATTTATGCCTTGGCAGGGTTATAACTACGAGGATGCGATCGTAATTTCAGAGCGTATCGTTCGCGAAGATGTTTTCACATCGGTACACGTTGATGAATATACTTTGGAAGTACGCGACACAAAACGTGGAGTTGAAGAATTTACTTCAGATATTCCTAACGTAAGTGAAGAAGCTACTCGTAACCTGGATGAAAATGGTTTGATTAGAGTTGGAGCCAACGTAAAACCTGGCGACATTCTTATTGGTAAAATTACGCCAAAAGGAGAATCTGATCCTTCACCTGAAGAAAAACTTTTACGTGCAATCTTTGGTGATAAAGCCGGTGATGTAAAAGATGCTTCATTAAAAGCATCTCCATCTTTAAAAGGTGTTGTTATCGATAAAAAATTGTTCTCGCGTGTAGCGAAAGACAAAAAAGGTAAAGCAACAAAAACATTGCTCGACCAAATCGATGAGAAACTGGAAAAAGATATTGCAGCACTTCGCATTAAATTAGAGGATAAATTGTTCACGTTGGTTAATGGTAAAACTTCGCAGGGAGTGAAAGACTATTACGGAACAGAGTTTATTCCGAAAGGCGTTAAATTTACACTGAAGCAATTACAGGAACTGGATTACCTGAATATCGATCCTTCAAAATGGACCACTGATAAAGCTAAAAACGATCTGATTTTTAGATTGGTGAACAACTTCATTATGAAGCAGAAAGAAGCAGAGGCTGTTTCTCGCCGCGAGCGCTACAACGTAACCATCGGTGATGAGCTTCCTGCAGGTATTATTCAGTTGGCTAAAATTTATATTGCTAAAAAACGCAAACTGCAGATTGGTGATAAAATGGCGGGTCGTCACGGTAACAAAGGTATTGTTTCGCGTGTGGTACGTGCCGAAGATATGCCATTCCTTGCAGACGGAACACCGGTTGATATCGTATTGAACCCACTTGGTGTACCATCGCGTATGAACCTTGGACAGATTTACGAAACTGTACTTGGTTGGGCCGGAAAAGAGCTTGGTTTGAAATTCTCAACACCTATTTTCGATGGTGCGAGTTTGGATGAGGTTTCTGAATATACCGATAAAGCTGGTATTCCCCGTTATGGAGAAACGCGCTTGATTAACGGTGAAACCGGAGAACCATTCGACCAGCCAGCAACGGTAGGTATAATTTACATGCTGAAACTGGGCCACATGGTAGAAGATAAAATGCACGCCCGTTCAATCGGACCTTACTCATTAATTACACAGCAACCATTAGGTGGTAAAGCACAATTTGGTGGACAGCGTTTTGGTGAGATGGAAGTTTGGGCACTCGAGGCATTTGGTGCTTCTCACATACTTCAGGAAATTCTTACCGTTAAGTCAGACGACGTAATGGGACGTGCAAAAGCTTACGAATCGATTGTGAAAGGTGAGCCAATGCCACAACCGGGAATTCCTGAATCGCTGAATGTACTACTTCACGAATTACGCGGACTTGGTCTGAGCGTTAGAATGGAGTAGAATAAGTTAGGTGCAGTTTTAATTTGATAGTTAATTTGAATTATGGCATTCAAAAAAGATAATAAAGCAAAAACTAGTTTCTCAAAAGTTTCAGTAAGCCTTTCGTCTCCTGAAGAAATTCTGGAAAGATCGTTTGGTGAAGTACTGAAGCCAGAAACAATTAACTACAGAACATATAAACCAGAACGTGATGGTTTGTTTTGTGAGCGTATTTTCGGACCGGTAAAAGACTACGAATGTCACTGTGGAAAATACAAACGTATCCGTTATAAAGGTATCGTTTGCGACCGTTGTGGTGTTGAAGTAACCGAAAAGAAAGTACGTCGTGAGCGTATGGGACACATTTCACTGGTGGTTCCGGTAGCTCACATTTGGTATTTCAAATCGTTGCCTAACAAAATTGGTTACCTGCTTGGTTTACCTACCAAAAAGCTGGATACCATTATTTATTACGAACGCTATGTTGTTATCCAGGCTGGTGTAAAACATCAGGATGGTGTTAAAGAATTAGATTTCCTTACGGAAGAAGAATATCTGGATATTTTGGATACACTTCCAAAAGAAAATCAATTTCTTGATGACGACGACCCAAACAAGTTTATCGCAAAAATGGGTGCTGAGGCGCTGTTTGATATTCTAAGCCGTTTGGAGTTGGATGAATTGTCATTCACATTGCGTCATAAAGCAAATACTGAAACATCGCAGCAGCGTAAAAACGAGGCGTTAAAACGTCTACAGGTTGTTGAGGCGTTCAGAGCAAGCAAAAACCTTAACCGTCCGGAATGGATGATTGTTAGGGTGGTGCCTGTAATTCCTCCTGATTTGCGTCCGTTAGTGCCGCTTGATGGTGGTCGTTTCGCAACGTCAGATTTGAATGACCTGTACCGAAGAGTTATTATCCGTAACAACCGTTTGAAACGATTGATCGAGATTAAAGCTCCTGAGGTAATTTTAAGAAACGAGAAACGAATGTTGCAGGAAGCTGTGGATTCGTTATTCGATAACTCAAGAAAATCTAATGCCGTTAAAACAGAAAACAACCGCGCGCTAAAATCACTTTCAGATAGTTTGAAAGGTAAGCAAGGTCGTTTCCGTCAGAACCTTTTGGGTAAACGTGTTGACTATTCGGCACGTTCGGTAATCGTTGTAGGTCCTAAATTAAGGATTCACGAATGCGGT
Proteins encoded in this region:
- the rpoB gene encoding DNA-directed RNA polymerase subunit beta — protein: MSVQAKKERINFSSTQTRFDYPDFLEVQVKSFKDFFQLKTTPDKRKVEGLYRVFEENFPISDTRNNFVLEFIDYQVDPPRYSIDESIERGLTFSVPLKAKLKLYCTDPEHEDFDTVVQDVYLGTVPYMTNRGTFIINGAERVIVSQLHRSPGVFFGQSLHANGTKLYSARIIPFKGSWIEFATDINSVMFAYIDRKKKLPVTTLLRAIGYESDKDVLEIFDLADEVKVSKSGLKKVIGRRLAARVLKSWVEDFVDEDTGEVVSIERNEVIIDRETDIEEDHIEEILESGVKTILLHKEDQNQQDFAIIYNTLQKDPCNSEKEAVLHIYRQLRNAEPPDEATARDVIDKLFFSDKRYDLGEVGRYRINKKLGIDVDMENRVLTKVDIIEIIKNLIQLVNSKTDVDDIDHLSNRRVRTVGEQMYNQFGVGLARMARTIRERMNVRDNEVFTPIDLINSKTLSSVINSFFGTNALSQFMDQTNPLAEMTHKRRMSALGPGGLSRERAGFEVRDVHFTHYGRLCPIETPEGPNIGLISSLCVFAKINPLGFISTPYRKVENGIVDLSETGAVYLTAEEEEGKIIAQANAPIAEDGKFVNDKVKARLDGDYPVVDAGDVELMDVGPNQIASVAASLISFLEHDDANRALMGSNMMRQAVPLLRPEAPIVGTGLEASVAKDSEVMICAEADGVIEFVDAKQIIVRYDVTEEDRFVSFDPEVVTYNLQKYTKTNQGTTVDLKPIVVKGQRVTEGEILTEGYATDKGELALGRNLQVAFMPWQGYNYEDAIVISERIVREDVFTSVHVDEYTLEVRDTKRGVEEFTSDIPNVSEEATRNLDENGLIRVGANVKPGDILIGKITPKGESDPSPEEKLLRAIFGDKAGDVKDASLKASPSLKGVVIDKKLFSRVAKDKKGKATKTLLDQIDEKLEKDIAALRIKLEDKLFTLVNGKTSQGVKDYYGTEFIPKGVKFTLKQLQELDYLNIDPSKWTTDKAKNDLIFRLVNNFIMKQKEAEAVSRRERYNVTIGDELPAGIIQLAKIYIAKKRKLQIGDKMAGRHGNKGIVSRVVRAEDMPFLADGTPVDIVLNPLGVPSRMNLGQIYETVLGWAGKELGLKFSTPIFDGASLDEVSEYTDKAGIPRYGETRLINGETGEPFDQPATVGIIYMLKLGHMVEDKMHARSIGPYSLITQQPLGGKAQFGGQRFGEMEVWALEAFGASHILQEILTVKSDDVMGRAKAYESIVKGEPMPQPGIPESLNVLLHELRGLGLSVRME